One Ostrea edulis chromosome 2, xbOstEdul1.1, whole genome shotgun sequence genomic region harbors:
- the LOC125681171 gene encoding NF-X1-type zinc finger protein NFXL1-like: MAQVPSYLKAKGRGRGKAGNFNSKENSSNSFVPGRNTDKHKNAEEKFLQASTAHQQAIQQHLQQGEEEEEQEEDIADDIINTVFKSYTSTYGNEGDSNGVQGTAQEDLVHSYRSSSSACLICIDAIKKNDPIWNCGGCYAMFHMQCIQKWVREGIYQHTYKSPDGETPSKDIPWHCPKCRAEYQQKDCPAKYFCFCGKEMNPKFDPWLVPHSCGQTCGQNLKPECGHSCLLLCHPGACPPCPKTVSVSCHCGKQKPKVVRCSAKVWSCGKSCGRKLACGQHNCQLPCHAGECAPCPKTSKQSCYCGKEVTTRPCASPEWKCDKPCGKTLSCRSHVCENICHKESCGPCPRSGVRYCPCGKSEYNLPCTEDVPTCGDTCSKLLDCGIHTCSQRCHTGNCGSCLQLVTKKCRCGQKQKEVLCSKQYLCEIKCTGMRDCNKHQCKRKCCDGNCPSCEQVCGKLLSCKNHKCAGGCHRGPCYPCPLTVQITCFCKATRITVPCGKEKVTRPPRCNYPCRKPPVCHHSSQIPHRCHFGDCPPCQLVCGKQLEGCTHCCPARCHSAVKMIFRENTVRAGPWEARPMTKEEIVCRPCPPCQYPIPVQCLGLHEISNFPCSEVRDYSCGRQCGRKLDCGNHTCSKECHLVTNAPDNIQQGNNCEECESGCQIPRPEGCTHTCPTMKCHPGPCPPCNQMLRMRCHCQISVQHVSCNEWITNQESRESLQSCGGECPKLMPCGHLCGAVCHKGECPNIGKCEKKVVVRCKCRRKKKDFLCKEVKDGKKLECDDICQQEKERKKKTEEEKEKQKKEEEMKKQQAELQEYERKMKGRKRRPHKEEKEEEKPSFLQKNKKLLFISVTVAILAVFAFSLLSQ; encoded by the exons ATGGCACAAGTCCCATCATATCTGAAAGCTAAAGGTCGAGGAAGAGGAAAAGCAGGCAACTTCAACAGTAAGGAAAACAGCAGTAACTCTTTTGTGCCAG gtagaaatACAGATAAACACAAGAATGCAGAAGAAAAGTTTTTACAGGCCAGTACAGCTCACCAGCAAGCCATTCAACAACACCTACAGCAGGGAGAAGAAGAAGAGGAACAAGAAGAAGACATTGCTGATGACATAATTAACACTGTATTCAAATCCTATACATCAACATATG GTAACGAAGGAGACTCTAATGGAGTGCAAGGAACAGCTCAAGAGGATTTGGTACATTCGTATCGGTCCAGCTCCTCTGCCTGCCTCATTTGTATTGATGCAATTAAAAAGAATGATCCT ATTTGGAACTGTGGAGGGTGTTATGCTATGTTCCACATGCAGTGCATACAGAAGTGGGTGCGGGAAGGGATATACCAACATACCTACAAGTCTCCTGATGGAGAGACTCCCAGTAAAGATATTCCTTGGCACTG TCCAAAATGTAGAGCAGAGTACCAACAGAAAGATTGTCCTGCGAAGTACTTCTGTTTTTGTGGAAAGGAAATGAACCCTAAGTTTGACCCATGGCTAGTACCTCACTCCTGTGGACAGACATGTGGCCAGAATCTGAAACCTGAATGTGGACACTCCTGCCTGCTGCTGTGTCATCCAG gAGCCTGTCCTCCGTGCCCTAAAACAGTAAGTGTTAGCTGCCACTGCGGGAAACAGAAGCCAAAGGTTGTCAGATGTAGTGCTAAAGTGTGGTCCTGTGGAAAATCTTGTGGTAGAAAGCTAGCATGTGGACAGCACAACTGTCAACTTCCTTGTCATGCAG GTGAATGTGCTCCCTGTCCCAAAACAAGCAAACAGTCCTGTTACTGTGGAAAGGAAGTCACTACACGGCCATGTGCCAGCCCCGAGTGGAAGTGTGATAAG CCTTGTGGTAAAACCCTTTCCTGTAGGAGCCATGTCTGTGAAAATATTTGTCACAAGGAGAGTTGTGGGCCTTGTCCAAGATCTGGGGTCCGGTATTGTCCCTGTGGGAAATCAG AATATAACTTGCCCTGTACAGAGGATGTCCCAACCTGTGGTGACACATGCAGTAAATTGTTGGATTGTGGGATACATACCTGTTCACAGCGCTGTCACACTGGCAACTGTGGATCG TGCTTGCAGTTAGTAACTAAGAAATGTCGGTGTGGACAGAAACAGAAGGAGGTTCTGTGTTCTAAACAGTATCTGTGTGAAATTAAGTGCACGGGGATGAGGGACTGCAACAAGCACCAGTGTAAGAGAAAG TGTTGTGATGGAAACTGTCCAAGCTGTGAGCAAGTTTGTGGAAAATTATTGAGCTGCAAAAATCACAAGTGTGCCGGTGGTTGTCACAGAG GACCTTGTTACCCATGCCCGTTAACTGTACAAATTACTTGCTTTTGTAAAGCAACTCGCATCACAGTGCCATGTGGGAAGGAAAAAGTCACTCGCCCACCCAGATGTAACTATCCATGCAG AAAGCCCCCAGTCTGTCATCACTCTAGTCAGATCCCCCACCGATGTCACTTTGGAGATTGCCCCCCTTGTCAACTTGTCTGTGGGAAACAGCTTGAAGGGTGTACTCATTGCTGTCCCGCCCGGTGTCACTCGGCAGTCAAAATGATCTTCAGGgaaaat actGTGAGAGCAGGCCCATGGGAAGCAAGACCAATGACAAAGGAAGAAATTGTGTGTAGGCCTTGTCCTCCATGTCAATATCCCATCCCTGTACAATGTCTAGGACTGCATGAG ATTTCTAATTTCCCTTGTTCGGAAGTTCGGGACTATTCATGTGGCAGGCAATGCGGACGTAAGCTGGACTGTGGTAACCACACCTGTTCCAAGGAATGTCATTTGGTTACAAATGCCCCCGACAATATACAG CAAGGAAATAACTGTGAGGAATGCGAGTCAGGCTGTCAGATCCCCCGGCCAGAGGGCTGCACCCACACCTGCCCAACCATGAAGTGTCATCCTGGCCCCTGTCCACCCTGTAATCAGATGTTACGTATGAGATGTCACTGCCAGATAAGTGTTCAGCATGTCAGCTGTAATGAGTGGATTACAAATCAGGAGAGCCGAGAGAGCTTGCAATCTTGTGGAGGGGAGTGTCCCAAGCTg atgccctgtggtcacctatgTGGAGCAGTGTGTCACAAGGGGGAGTGTCCCAATATAGGAAAGTGTGAGAAGAAGGTGGTAGTTCGTTGTAAATGTCGCCGCAAGAAAAAGGATTTCCTGTGTAAAGAAGTCAAGGATGGAAAGAAACTGGAGTGTGATGATATATGTCAACAAGAGAAGGAGCGCAAGAAAAAG ACAGAGGAAGAAAAAGAGAAACAAAAGAAGGAAGAGgaaatgaaaaaacaacaagCAGAATTACAAGAATATGAAAGAAAGATGAAGGGACGAAAGAGGCGTCCCCATAAGGAGGAGAAGGAAGAGGAGAAGCCCTCATTTCTACAAAAAAACAAGAAGCTGCTCTTCATCTCCGTCACTGTTGCTATACTGGCCGTGTTTGCTTTCTCTCTACTCAGTCAATAA